The following coding sequences lie in one Glycine max cultivar Williams 82 chromosome 19, Glycine_max_v4.0, whole genome shotgun sequence genomic window:
- the LOC100787214 gene encoding uncharacterized protein LOC100787214 (The RefSeq protein has 1 substitution compared to this genomic sequence): MAVSAAFDDAKHGFSRPEMYKENLAGTLDAYDRHVFLCYKNHLAWPPRLEASDADPLPKRVATVWRARKNDIAVKQTKITVCEAREEAGFSDGDALIFPDMIKYRGVEESNVDVFFNDVIVSGKEWSGGKQGKGVLKGSHIFVCAHGSRDVRCGVCGPVLMDKFNEEIQLRGLKDQISVLACSHIGGHKYAGNVIIFSPGSDGKIMGHWYGYVTPDDVAALLDRQIAKGEVIKKLWRGQMGPPGAEIKVADDHKLANGVYNNKANLSNNENVTGCCQGVNGVSCCRTASFDDKTAEAYKKQGSNNISWCLPVLKKRDILTAGGILGALAAVAVAFRFYRRAS, from the exons ATGGCTGCTTCCGCCGCATTCGACGACGCCAAGCACGGCTTTTCTCGGCCGGAGATGTACAAGGAAAACCTCGCCGGCACCTTGGACGCCTACGACCGCCACGTGTTCCTCTGCTACAAGAACCACCTCGCCTGGCCGCCTCGCCTCGAGGCCTCCGACGCCGATCCTCTTCCCAAGCGCGTCGCCACCGTCTGGAGAGCTCGCAAAAACGACATCGCCGTCAAG CAGACGAAAATCACGGTGTGCGAGGCGCGTGAGGAGGCAGGTTTCTCCGACGGTGATGCGTTGATTTTCCCCGACATGATCAAATACAG GGGTGTGGAGGAGTCAAACGTGGATGTGTTTTTTAATGATGTGATAGTGAGTGGTAAAGAGTGGAGTGGTGGAAAGCAAGGGAAGGGGGTGTTGAAGGGTTCGCATATATTTGTATGTGCTCATGGAAGTCGTGATGTGCGGTGCGGTGTTTGTGGGCCGGTTCTGATGGACAAGTTCAATGAGGAAATTCAGCTGAGGGGATTGAAGGATCAGATATCTGTTTTGGCCTGTTCTCATATCGGTGGCCATAAGTATGCTGGGAATGTAATCATATTCTCTCCAGGATCAGATGGAAAAATCATGGGTCATTG GTATGGCTATGTTACTCCGGATGACGTGGCAGCCTTGTTGGACCGACAAATTGCCAAGGGAGAGGTCATAAAAAAACTTTGGAG GGGTCAAATGGGGCCACCCGGTGCCGAAATCAAGGTAGCAGATGACCATAAACTTGCTAACGGAGTTTATAATAACAAGGCCAATCTAAGCAACAATGAAAATGTTACAGGATGCTGTCAGGGTGTTAATGGGGTTTCTTGCTGCAGGACtgcaagttttgatgataaaacCGCAGAAGCATATAAAAAGCAAGGGAGCAATAATATAAGTTGGTGTTTGCCTGTATTAAAGAAGCGTGACATTCTTACGGCTGGTGGTATACTTGGAGCTTTGGCAGCTGTTGCTGTAGCTTTCAGATTTTACAGAAGGGCAAGTTGA
- the LOC100810909 gene encoding protein kinase PVPK-1 — translation MESPVNGVDSLSEVQNSVSGVHHDLLSSGTPRPSRPPLRASRNHQTKTIHHQNSHVINQKHSYQEGNNVEHERLPTKLCSKHQPLDDSKNCESSDVLESDNCILGPSKRVVANHARSYCQSEVTFCPSPQSSFYSATVYSEAKQSFTNTEVSECASVDKSCVSGEMANSCDFNESRKTSICRASTGSDASDESSTSSLSSVVYKPHKANDIRWEAIQAVRARDGMLEMRHFRLLKQLGCGDIGVVYLVELSGTRTSFAMKIMDKTKLANRKKVLRSQTEREILQSLDHPFLPTLYTHFETEIFSCLVMEFCPGGDLHALRQRQPGKYFSEHAVRFYVAEVLLALEYLHMLGIIYRDLKPENVLVREDGHIMLSDFDLSLRCTVSPTLVKSSINSLETKSSGYCIQPACIEPTCVMQPDCIQPACFTPRFLSGKSKKDKKFKPKNDMHHQVTPLPELIAEPTNARSMSFVGTHEYLAPEIIKGEGHGSAVDWWTFGIFLYELLFGRTPFKGSVNRATLFNVIGQPLRFPESPSVSFAARDLIRGLLVKEPQHRLAYRRGATEIKQHPFFQNVNWALIRCANPPEVPRQVMKLAQTEKELGVKPSGNYLDIDFF, via the exons ATGGAGTCACCTGTTAATGGAGTAGATTCCTTATCAGAGGTTCAGAATTCAGTTTCTGGGGTACATCATGATCTTCTTTCATCTGGGACTCCCCGTCCTTCACGGCCTCCCTTGAGAGCatctagaaaccatcaaaccAAGACCATCCACCATCAAAACAGCCATGTAATTAATCAAAAGCATTCCTATCAAGAGGGAAACAATGTGGAGCATGAAAGGTTGCCAACAAAATTGTGCAGCAAGCATCAACCACTTGATGATTCCAAGAATTGTGAGTCAAGTGATGTGTTAGAATCTGACAATTGCATCTTAGGGCCGTCAAAACGAGTTGTGGCTAATCATGCAAGGAGTTACTGCCAGTCAGAGGTTACTTTCTGTCCAAGTCCTCAGAGTAGTTTCTATTCAGCCACTGTCTATTCGGAAGCGAAACAAAGTTTCACCAACACTGAGGTCAGTGAGTGTGCTAGTGTTGACAAGTCTTGTGTAAGTGGAGAAATGGCAAATTCCTGTGATTTTAATGAGAGCAGGAAGACCAGCATCTGTAGAGCAAGTACTGGCAGTGATGCTAGTGATGAGAGCAGCACCAGTAGTTTGAGCAGTGTCGTGTATAAACCACACAAGGCCAATGACATAAGATGGGAAGCGATTCAAGCTGTCCGAGCTCGAGATGGGATGTTGGAAATGAGGCATTTCAGGTTGTTGAAGCAATTGGGGTGTGGAGACATAGGGGTAGTGTATCTAGTTGAATTGAGTGGCACAAGAACTTCTTTTGCCATGAAGATCATGGACAAGACCAAGCTGGCGAATCGCAAGAAGGTTCTGAGGTCTCAGACCGAGAGAGAGATATTGCAGTCTTTAGATCACCCTTTTCTACCCACATTGTATACACACTTTGAGACAGAGATATTTTCTTGCTTGGTAATGGAGTTCTGCCCCGGTGGGGACCTGCATGCACTCAGGCAAAGACAACCAGGGAAGTATTTTTCGGAGCATGCCGTCAG GTTTTATGTGGCAGAAGTTCTCCTTGCTTTGGAGTACTTGCACATGCTTGGGATCATCTACCGAGACCTCAAACCTGAGAATGTGTTGGTGAGAGAAGATGGTCACATAATGCTTTCAGATTTTGATCTCTCTCTAAGGTGCACTGTCAGTCCAACTCTAGTAAAGTCATCAATTAACAGCTTGGAGACAAAAAGCTCAGGATACTGCATTCAGCCTGCTTGCATTGAGCCAACTTGTGTAATGCAGCCAGACTGCATCCAACCAGCATGCTTCACGCCACGCTTTCTATCCGGAAAATCCAAGAAAGACAAAAAGTTCAAACCAAAGAATGACATGCATCACCAAGTGACCCCTCTTCCTGAGCTAATTGCTGAGCCAACAAATGCCAGATCAATGTCCTTTGTGGGGACACACGAGTACTTGGCGCCGGAGATCATCAAGGGTGAAGGGCACGGAAGTGCCGTGGACTGGTGGACATTTGGGATATTCTTGTATGAGCTTTTGTTTGGCAGAACACCATTCAAAGGTTCAGTGAATCGTGCAACACTGTTTAACGTAATTGGGCAGCCTCTACGGTTTCCAGAATCTCCTAGTGTCAGCTTTGCTGCCAGGGACTTGATCAGGGGCTTGCTTGTGAAAGAGCCTCAGCATCGTCTTGCCTATAGACGTGGTGCGACAGAGATAAAACAGCATCCATTCTTTCAGAATGTTAACTGGGCACTGATCCGTTGTGCAAATCCTCCAGAGGTGCCAAGACAGGTTATGAAGCTTGCTCAAACGGAAAAGGAGCTTGGTGTGAAGCCTTCGGGTAATTATTTAGATATTGATTTCTTTTGA
- the LOC100787214 gene encoding uncharacterized protein isoform X1 gives MPLLSHTIITPILSRNNRRCFSLMAASAAFDDAKHGFSRPEMYKENLAGTLDAYDRHVFLCYKNHLAWPPRLEASDADPLPKRVATVWRARKNDIAVKTKITVCEAREEAGFSDGDALIFPDMIKYRGVEESNVDVFFNDVIVSGKEWSGGKQGKGVLKGSHIFVCAHGSRDVRCGVCGPVLMDKFNEEIQLRGLKDQISVLACSHIGGHKYAGNVIIFSPGSDGKIMGHWYGYVTPDDVAALLDRQIAKGEVIKKLWRGQMGPPGAEIKVADDHKLANGVYNNKANLSNNENVTGCCQGVNGVSCCRTASFDDKTAEAYKKQGSNNISWCLPVLKKRDILTAGGILGALAAVAVAFRFYRRAS, from the exons ATGCCGTTGTTATCTCATACAATAATCACTCCCATTCTCTCTCGTAACAACCGTCGTTGCTTTTCTCTCATGGCTGCTTCCGCCGCATTCGACGACGCCAAGCACGGCTTTTCTCGGCCGGAGATGTACAAGGAAAACCTCGCCGGCACCTTGGACGCCTACGACCGCCACGTGTTCCTCTGCTACAAGAACCACCTCGCCTGGCCGCCTCGCCTCGAGGCCTCCGACGCCGATCCTCTTCCCAAGCGCGTCGCCACCGTCTGGAGAGCTCGCAAAAACGACATCGCCGTCAAG ACGAAAATCACGGTGTGCGAGGCGCGTGAGGAGGCAGGTTTCTCCGACGGTGATGCGTTGATTTTCCCCGACATGATCAAATACAG GGGTGTGGAGGAGTCAAACGTGGATGTGTTTTTTAATGATGTGATAGTGAGTGGTAAAGAGTGGAGTGGTGGAAAGCAAGGGAAGGGGGTGTTGAAGGGTTCGCATATATTTGTATGTGCTCATGGAAGTCGTGATGTGCGGTGCGGTGTTTGTGGGCCGGTTCTGATGGACAAGTTCAATGAGGAAATTCAGCTGAGGGGATTGAAGGATCAGATATCTGTTTTGGCCTGTTCTCATATCGGTGGCCATAAGTATGCTGGGAATGTAATCATATTCTCTCCAGGATCAGATGGAAAAATCATGGGTCATTG GTATGGCTATGTTACTCCGGATGACGTGGCAGCCTTGTTGGACCGACAAATTGCCAAGGGAGAGGTCATAAAAAAACTTTGGAG GGGTCAAATGGGGCCACCCGGTGCCGAAATCAAGGTAGCAGATGACCATAAACTTGCTAACGGAGTTTATAATAACAAGGCCAATCTAAGCAACAATGAAAATGTTACAGGATGCTGTCAGGGTGTTAATGGGGTTTCTTGCTGCAGGACtgcaagttttgatgataaaacCGCAGAAGCATATAAAAAGCAAGGGAGCAATAATATAAGTTGGTGTTTGCCTGTATTAAAGAAGCGTGACATTCTTACGGCTGGTGGTATACTTGGAGCTTTGGCAGCTGTTGCTGTAGCTTTCAGATTTTACAGAAGGGCAAGTTGA